In Chiloscyllium punctatum isolate Juve2018m chromosome 52, sChiPun1.3, whole genome shotgun sequence, a single genomic region encodes these proteins:
- the LOC140470946 gene encoding histone H4: MSGRGKGGKGLGKGGAKRHRKVLRDNIQGITKPAIRRLARRGGVKRISGLIYEETRGVLKVFLENVIRDAVTYTEHAKRKTVTAMDVVYALKRQGRTLYGFGG, from the coding sequence ATGTCTGGAAGAGGTAAAGGAGGCAAAGGCCTGGGAAAAGGCGGAGCGAAGCGGCACCGCAAAGTGCTCCGTGATAACATCCAGGGCATCACCAAACCAGCCATCCGGCGCCTGGCTCGCCGTGGCGGGGTCAAGCGCATCTCGGGTTTGATCTACGAGGAGACCCGCGGGGTGCTGAAGGTTTTCCTGGAGAATGTGATCAGGGATGCGGTCACCTACACTGAGCACGCCAAGCGCAAGACGGTCACCGCCATGGATGTGGTGTACGCTCTGAAACGCCAGGGCCGCACTCTCTATGGATTCGGCGGCTGA
- the LOC140470708 gene encoding histone H3: protein MARTKQTARKSTGGKAPRKQLATKAARKSAPATGGVKKPHRYRPGTVALREIRRYQKSTELLIRKLPFQRLVREIAQDFKTDLRFQSSAVMALQEASEAYLVGLFEDTNLCAIHAKRVTIMPKDIQLARRIRGERA, encoded by the coding sequence ATGGCCCGAACCAAGCAGACAGCGCGCAAATCCACCGGAGGGAAAGCTCCCCGCAAGCAGTTGGCGACCAAAGCGGCCCGCAAGAGCGCTCCGGCCACGGGCGGAGTGAAGAAGCCTCATCGCTACAGGCCCGGCACGGTGGCTCTGCGGGAGATCCGCCGCTACCAGAAATCCACCGAGCTGCTGATCCGCAAACTGCCCTTCCAGCGGCTGGTGCGAGAGATCGCTCAGGACTTCAAGACCGACCTGCGCTTCCAGAGCTCGGCGGTGATGGCCCTGCAGGAGGCCAGCGAGGCTTACCTGGTGGGACTGTTTGAGGACACCAACCTGTGCGCCATCCACGCCAAGCGGGTCACCATCATGCCCAAAGACATCCAGCTGGCCCGCCGGATCCGCGGGGAGCGCGCCTAA
- the LOC140470654 gene encoding histone H1-like, translating into MSDSPAAETAPPASAPTKAKAPKKKATAPRKKTPGPGLGELILKVVGDIKDRKGTSLSAVKKGLERSGIDVGKRNAQIKMSIRRCLANGSLVLVKGQGVSGSFKLPKNPVKAKAGKKAGTSAAAKKPAVKKSPAKKVTAKKSQAKKATVKKSPAKKATVKKSPAKKATVKKSPAKKASGKKTAPPKKAVSKAAPKKRTPVKKVKKAKGPKAPKPISKPAKGKAKPKAKVTKTAAKK; encoded by the coding sequence ATGAGCGACAGTCCAGCCGCCGAAACGGCTCCACCAGCCTCCGCTCCCACTAAAGCCAAGGCTCCCAAGAAGAAGGCGACGGCTCCCAGGAAAAAAACACCCGGTCCCGGGTTGGGAGAGCTGATTCTGAAGGTTGTCGGGGATATCAAGGATCGCAAAGGGACGTCTCTGTCCGCTGTAAAGAAGGGGCTGGAGAGAAGCGGGATCGATGTGGGAAAGCGAAATGCACAGATCAAGATGAGTATCAGGAGGTGCCTGGCGAACGGCTCCCTTGTTCTGGTCAAGGGCCAGGGCGTCTCCGGCTCCTTCAAACTCCCAAAGAATCCAGTCAAGGCAAAAGCGGGAAAGAAGGCGGGAACATCAGCAGCCGCCAAGAAACCGGCCGTGAAGAAATCACCGGCCAAGAAGGTGACAGCAAAGAAATCTCAGGCCAAGAAAGCGACAGTCAAGAAATCCCCAGCCAAGAAAGCGACAGTCAAGAAATCCCCAGCCAAGAAAGCGACAGTCAAGAAATCCCCAGCCAAGAAAGCGAGCGGCAAGAAGACGGCACCGCCAAAGAAAGCGGTGAGCAAAGCAGCGCCAAAGAAACGGACTCCCGTGAAGAAGGTGAAAAAGGCCAAGGGCCCTAAAGCCCCCAAACCCATCAGCAAACCGGCTAAAGGCAAGGCCAAGCCCAAAGCGAAAGTGACCAAGACAGCAGCAAAGAAATGA